In Antechinus flavipes isolate AdamAnt ecotype Samford, QLD, Australia chromosome 6, AdamAnt_v2, whole genome shotgun sequence, the sequence CAAAAACATGAATGTCATTTGGGGAATGTCAGGGTTGGGTCAAGAACACAGCTCACCCGCTGCTGAGGAAATAATAAAGTAcagataaatgtgtgtgtgtgtgtgtgtgtgtgtatgtgtatgtatatgtatgtatatgtacatagaataaatataagcatatagttttatttttatatacatgtatgtatgtaaacaaACACGCGTGTGTAtgcataaatgtgtatacatgcatatgcaaaTAATGTCTGTaggtatgtgtgtacacacaaacgtgtatgcataaatatacataggTATTTGTGTGCGCGTATACAAATTTAAGTACAAATACATAAACAGGCATATCCATGTAGATATGTAAATCTTGTGCATAAATACGTATATTgtgcataaattaaaaatataaacacatgtaaacatgtacacacaaatatgtatgtgtaaatgtgATTGTGTgtattgcatatatgtatatataaatacacagataTGTGAAATGTGTATGTACATAGACACACAAAATGATTAAGGAAATAAAGTGCCACTAAGAGAACACAAGAATTAACAAAGGTTATTTAATTGATCCTAGCAAAGCAGTGAGATAGgatgtgtggttttttttttttaattattagtatTATACCTGATTTATAAAACCTTCAGGAGTTGTTAATATCTGTAAGGGAAGTACATTATCTTACTTGAAATATAATCTTATTACTCCCCTGTTCAAGAAACTCAGGTGTTTTTCTTAtggcctctaggataaaatgcaaatttctgacatctaaagctctttataatctgGATTTTGCCTACCTTATGAAGCTAATACATCTCGCATACACTGGCCTATATGCTCTTTGTATGTAACATTCTATCTCTTGTGTCCCTATTATATACCTTATGCCTGGAATTCACTATCCTTGATCTTGggggtttttaatcttttttgtttatgGACACTTTAGGCAGTTTGGTGAAACCCATGGGTAccttagaataataattttaaaatgcataaaataaaatacaaaggaaaccaagaatactaaattaattatttttttaaaacacattaaaatattttaatgttcctGAGAAGTAAACGATGTTAACAGTCTTTCCAACATACCAATCctgtcagaaaagaaaatgacattagaTTGTTCTCAGTAaactctcagaataatttttaaaagccaggTTTATGGACcacaggttaagaacccctactGTACCTCTTAGCATCCCTGATAAAGCTCAATAGTCCTTcttcaagaaatctttccttATCCCCCCAATTCCTGGGTGCATTCATCccgtgaatttttttttgttttgtttaatttatgtGTGTACATTTTATTTCCCCTAAATGAATGTAAAGTTTTTGAGTGCAGAGactgcatttttgtcttttgtctatTAATACATTtcttagtaggcatttaacaaaaaCTTCTTGAATGAATAGTTGAGTTCTTAAAATAATCTTGTGAGACAAGTGCTACAAGTAGACATATCCCCATTTTGCAACCAAAAAACTGATCTCTGAAAgggatgaaatgatttgtccatggtcatacaactagtatgcCAGGTGGGATTATTGGTGAATATTTACTTTGTTCAAAATATAAGCTCATGGTAGACGTAATAATGTGTTAATTTGTAAGAATAATGTTCTTATGTGTATAGTAGCTTCTTCAACTTGTACCAGGTTTCTGATTTTATAAAATGCAGACTCTTGCTATTAAACGTAAGTGGAGAAAAATACCTTATTTAGATGTATAGCTAGTAATTAATAACTTTTAAAGCAATTTCACATATATCACAGAATCAAAATAGTATTGATCTAAAAGAAGGAATTCTTTTTCAAGATGGCTAGTGAGCTCTTTCCAGTTGTGAAACTTTGTGTTTTTGCAGTACTTTATGCATTTCTCTTACATAATGAAGTATTAACTTCAAATATAGAGACTCACAAATTTAgttaaatgagatttaaaaagaaaaattctgtatatggaaattttttttaatgacaatttttttactttcaaatatctACATTAACACAAGAACTTCAACAAAGCCAACAATGTTTCTAAACAGCTAGAACTTgctttaataaatacataattcaacaacaaaataaactttaGGATCCAGGtgataagtattttatataaGTGATATCCAGgtgatatatattttatgtattttatatattttgtatatatatatatatatgtatatatatgtatatatatatatagagagagagagagtatgtatatatgtatttaagtatatatatccAGGCATATAAATTTTGCCTCTGTTTTAGTTAATATTTATTGGCAGTATGTGTTTTTGTGTCTTAGATTGTGAAATACTAgagacagcttttttttttttttttctaaatagtttctaTTATGGTTAGTAGATATAATCTGTTGCTGAGATAATTTTCTATTAGATAAATTTAATGAGTtgctattgtgaaaaaaaataacacaattaaCCCTCCCTAGGTACTTGGAAACTACTTGTATAGACAGTACAGAACATTAAGTTCTTTGCCGGACAAAAAGAAAGAGCTCCTACAGAATGGACCAGATCTTCAGGATTTCATATCTGGGGACCTTTCAGACAAGAACACCTGGGCTGAATATAAAGGAAATTTGAAACGTCAGAAAGGAGAGAGGTAAGTTGTAATTTTAAGCAATCTGAATGTCCTTTACATTGGCATAATACTTTGTCTTTCGTTATAGTTTTGAGTGTTGAATGTTTTATTCGGTCTAGACTGGGACCTTCACTTTTTATTACAAATTCATTAAGTGACCTAAATCACTCAGAAGTGGTAAAAGTGCCAACTTCCACTAGAAGGAAAGATgtagggcaggggtcctcaaactacagccgctggtcagatgcagcaactgaggatgtttatccccctcccccagggctatgaagtttctttatttaaaggcccacaaaacaaagtttttgtttttactatagtccggccctccaacagtctgagggacagtgaactagccccctatttaaaaagtttgaggactcctgatcTAGGGtgaaggaaatttttatttaacttagaaatacaaagtaaaataatttaatagcaATTTTTGTTGGgagttttattttctaatagtTTTATTTGGCTTTATTTAGGCTAAGTTTGCCACCCTGGCTAAAAACAGAGATTCCTATTGGAAAAAATTACAATAAGCTGAAAAACACGTTGCGGAATTTAAATCTCCATACAGTAAGTATGTAATATCTTGTTAGCTTCCCAtctaaaaaaaaaggtatttttcttAGCATTATTCTCAAATATCAATATACTAAtgggtctgtgatttcattgttatagggGTTTCCTTCATGCAAATCATATTGCAACTCTTGTCCATATCTTCTCATGAATTTCCTACCATGGGGTTCATTTAGCATGCTTTCCCtgggcaagatttgaattcactttTTCTTGATGCTActttcagtgctctatctactttgtcAAAGTGTTTTTCCTTGGttttaggaatttaaattttGTCTCACTGCACagaatggaaataaatttaataCTTTTCCCTTCAAAACTGAGTCAGTCCCAAAAGATCTATTCTTCATTGGATCCTTGATTTCATTAATGTGGGTTTTCCTTTTATTGGTTCAATTTGTACACATTCTCAACCTGTGCAATTCTTGTGTTTTACCATAAATCCTGCATAGAGTTATCTACTCAACATTAAGAAgatatttaaagttttaattgCTTCACAGTTGATGGGATAAAATGGAACTTGAGCCTGAAGCGATTCTGTTCCTGGGGAAATGATGGTTGTTAAAAATTATTGCTGTCACATTGAAATTTATAAGATATTTCTTTGataaataatttattgtttaCCATCTGTCATGTTCTGTTCTGATTATAGGTATGTGAAGAGGCACGGTGTCCCAATATTGGGGagtgttggggagggggagaatttgCCACTGCTACGGCCACAATCATGGTGAGCCTGGTCTTGTTCTCCCGAAGTCTTCTGTTTAAGAAAGAAAACCCATATTTTGTGACTTCTGCAGAGCCATACAGATTAAAGTAATGTAGCCattgtttagtttttaattttattttggtgaatttgaagaaaaattttgataatattatctatattccaGCCCAGGGTGATACCTCttcttataaaatttatatagcacttactatttagcctcatcaTTTTGCAGTTAAACTACTTTATGACTTAGGTTGTTGTCTTGAATTACTAAGCTTTTTATTGTTTGGTTTTGagcatatacatttttaaatttccctaAGTAGATTTTAAAATCCCCAGGGATAGGGACTGTATCTTATATGTCTTTGTCTTACTGTACCTTATACAAAAAAatttctcagtaaatatttatggGTTTGATGCTGAGTTAATTTGataattataacattttcatTCCAGTTGATGGGGGACACTTGTACAAGAGGTTGCAGATTTTGTTCTGTTAAGACTGCAAGACGACCACCTCCATTGGATGCTAATGAGCCCTATAATACAGCCAAAGCAATTGCAGAGTGGGGGCTCGATTATGTTGTGCTGACATCCGTGGATCGAGATGGTTAGTCATAGTAATAACCACTTGTTTTGCAAGGTTATGCAGTTAGGAAGTGCTTCCTCATTGTATTGAATTATTAATTAAGGCTTgtaattgtttaattttaaatatacttaTGTCTGCTTTCCCCAGATACTTTATAAACTCTTTAAGGTTAGAGACTGTGGGGGAGGAAGGACTTGTATCACTATCTGATGGAACTCTTTCTTCAATCCCAGTCTCTGGAAAAGAGGTAGCCCTTTTTTTGCAGACCAACTCCTTTACTATGTGTGATCACATTTCCTTTAGCAGGTtatattttcagttgttttttcttttttcatctcatgtgtgtgtatgtgtgtatgctgtctctctcttgttctctctccccccccccaaaaaaaaaaaaaaaagaaaattatggagactcattaaaaaaataaccctagataattttctttttattaagattcttctttataaaaattctttctctatggagactcattaaaaaaataacccTAGGTAGAGAAAGAATTCTGTCAATCAGGTTTGTTACCCTGGCATTAAGGTCAACTCCTTGCCCTTCCTTATCTCACCTAACCAATCCCTTAACAAACCATGTTGTTTCTCCTTTCACATCACCATATGGGTCTCTCTTCTCAGCACAGCCGCTACCTTGTCTCAGAtctaaaaaatctttttcctagattttattttttcctgaggccattggggttaaatgacttgcctagggtcccacagATAGGAAGTACTGATTATAGCCATAGCCTCCTAACTGGCTTCCCCTGGCTCTAGTCTCTCCATTTTAGTCCATCTGATGGTCATTTTCCTGACCACCAGGTGATTCTTCCACTCCATTAATCTCAGCAGCTCTCTCTTACTCTAAGCTATGATAGGAATTCTTCAGTGCAGCTTTTCGAGCCCTACTCCTCTCTTTGCAACCTTTACCAGATGTTGATTTCCTTCCTACAGTCTTCAATCCAGGCAAACTGGATTTCTCCCTGTTCTGTACTGAAGACATCCATCTCCATTCCTTTTTCTGGCCATACCCCTTGTCTGGAGTGGATCCTTCCCTACctgttgtctctctctttcatacaTAAGTTAAGCACTATTTTCTGGATTCTAATGTCCTCAAGTTCTCTTATGTTTAACTACTGCTGACATACTTGTATTATTAGCTTTgtattgcaaaatgttttatatgtacttcttgtcttccccattagcTCCTTCCACATAGGgagtatttccttttgtacttgTGTCTCCAGTGCTTAGGCACATAGccagttcttaataaatatatgttcattaattgattgattggttggttaACCCTGGGCACATAAAAGTCTgtttatcagtttccttatctataaagtgagagtTGCATTCAATTGTCTTTAGGGTCCTTTCAGCTCTTAGGTGTACAAGCATAGCCTCTAAAGGCCTTTATGTTCTTCTTTATAAGTTATATCAACTGTCTTGTGAGTTAAGAATAtggataattgaaaaaaaatttttttccattttatagattaaaaaattggAGCTTAAAGAAGTTGATAAATTTCTCCAAGATCATATAATAACAGAGCCATTCCTTTAACCCAAATCTCATgggtgtgtgcgcgcgcgcgcgcgcgcatgCTAATGATTTTTCAGTAGTCTCTTCCATAATGGAAGTTCTCTACATGCTGTGACATGACGCAGCCTCTTGACTAatggattcttttctttctagatttgcCTGATGGGGGTGCTGAACACTTTGCAAAGACAGTTTCACATTTGAAGGAAAGGTGagtgttttcccttttgatttcaccattgtaaaaaaatcaaaatctaaaaATTTGATGCCATACCAAATGCACACCTGTGACTCCCATTAGGCAACTGAAGCATGTCAATATACTGACATTGTTCTCTGGGTGATTAATGGTTCCAATGTAAAGTTAAcagctatatttttttaaactacactAAATCCCACTGATGTGCTGGTTTATGGACTTCATTTTGCTCCCACTCTGTATTTCTGAAAGAGAATCATGTTAAGGTCTCATAGCATCCAAACTTGCAGAAATGCCAAGGGATATTTTGTGGGAGGCATGAAAATTGGTATCCATGATGTAAAAACTGTAGATATGCatccaaaacctaaacctcatcctatggataatttttttttctttttctgtttaaaaaaacgCTTCTTCATGCTTTTAGGGGACTTTTAGGGGACTTTAATATTGCTGTCCCTTCCCAATCCCATTTCCCATCCCCAAGAGAACCTTCCTTCCTAACAAAGAACCACAGGGAAACAAAGCAAACTGAAACATTGACAGTGTGTGTCTTAATTCCTTAGCCATAGTCCACCACCTATGTCCTGAGAGGAGTTGTGTTCCAACATGACTGTTCCGCAGGCAAGATTGGTCATTGCACTGACCCGAATCATGTTGCCTTTTAGTGTCATTTCCTTTAGGATTCTTGGGGTCATTGTGCACATTCATCTCTGTACCATTTCAGATACTTCTTCCGTGATCTCTGAATCCTTCAGTTGCAGTCTGTACGTGTTGCTATGTGCACAATAGTCTCCCAGTTGAAGAATATACACTTGTTTGCAGTTTTTGCTAATGTTATGGCTCATTTTGACTACCATTCATTATGCTGTCATTCCCAAGTCTCCCTCTCCCAGACTGGTAACGTTAACTGGTAAAGTTAAGAGGATTAAGTGTATTTAGGCAGGAGAAAAGGTACGTTACGCTCATACATGATGCATGGAGGGAATCTGAGAAGCAGGAATGTTTGGACAAAAAGGCCTGacatacatttagaaaaaaatggacaaactGAGGAGACACAGTAGAGGtgattttatatttctcctgaaGTTTAGGATCACATTAGATGGGTCTcagaatatctttttttgttgttcttcagtcatttttcagttgtgcccaactctaCAGGACTCCAtctgggggtttcttggcaaagatattggagggatttgccatttcttctccagctcattttacagacgaggaaactgaggcagacagggtgaagtcaacacacaactagtaagtgtctgaggccagatttgaccttgAGAAGGCCAAGGCCCAGGACTTGGTCTATTGCTCTAGAACGTCTTTGGGTCTATGTCTTACTGGATTGAGTGTGGTTAGGGttatttaagaaaaggaaaagagaaatggagagccAGCAGATTGAGGAATTCAGAATTTTTCTGACTGTTTTATTCCTACCTTTGTCTGTTGAAGTCAGTCACACTATAGCCCTAggaagagtctttttttttttttaattattatagtttttaatttacaagatatatgcatgggtaattttttagcattgacaattgcaaaacctttgttccaatttttttcctcctccccgagatggcaagtagaacaatacatgttaaatatgttaaagtataagttaaatacaatatatgtatacatgtccatacagttattttgctgtacaaaaagaattggactttgaaatagtgtacaattaacctgtgaaggaaatgaaaaatgcaggtggacaaaaatagagggattgggaattctttgtagtGGTTCATAGACATCTCCCAGAGtactttcgctgggtgtagctggttcagttcattattgctccattataactgatttggtttatctcattgctgaggatagccacgtccatcagaattgatcatcatatagtattgttgttgaagtatataatgatcttctgctcatttcactcagcatcagttcatgtaagtctctccaggcctttctgaaatcatcctgttgatcatttcttacagaacagtaatattccataacattaatataccacatatatgaacgttatggaatattattgttctgtaaggaatgaccagcaggatgaatacagagaagcctggagagacttacacgaactgatgctgagtgaaatgagcagaaccaggagatcattatataccttagcaacgatactgtttgaggatgtattctgatggaagtggatctcttggataaagagagctaattcagtttcaattgatcaaggatggacagaagcagctacacccaaagaaagaacactgggagatgaatagaaactgcttgcatttttgtttttcttcccgggttattcctaccttctgaatccaattctccctgtgcaacaagaaaactgttcggttctgcacacatatattgtatctaggatatactgtaacctatttaatatgtaaaggactgcttgccatctgggggaggggatggagggagggaagggaaaaatcggaatagaagtgagtgcaagggataatgctgtaaaaaattacccaggcatgggttctgtcagtaaaaagttattttaaaaaaaaattaatataccacaatttactcagccattctccagttgatgggcatccatctggctactacaaacagggccgccacaaacattttggcacatacaggtccttttcctttctttaaaatctctttggggtataagcccagtagaaacactgctggatcaaagggtatgcacagtctgataactctttgagcatagttccagattgctctccagaatggctggatgtgttcacaattccaccaacaatgtatcagtgtccctgttttcccacatcccctccaacattccgcattatctttccctgtcactctagccaatctgacaggtgtgtagtggtatctcagagttgtcttaatttgcatttctctgattaataatgacttggagcatcttttcatgtggctagaaatagtttcaatttcttcatctgagaattgtctgttcatatcctttgaccatttatcaattggagaatggcttgatttcttataaattagagtcaattctctatatattttggaaatgaggcctttatcagaacctttaactgtaaaaatgtttcctaaGAGGAGTCTTAATTGGAAAGGTAAGGCTTCTGTTATGTTTTGATGATTTTGAAGtatgaaaggaaagggagagaaaaaagtatacactGTGCAGGAGGGGAAaggtaaaataagagaaaatatggGGGAAAATATAATCAGGGTACAAAGATAATAGgggtgattttgtgtgtgtgagtatatattttcctcttttaatgaATTTGTCTGTTATGCTACCGGGAGCTGTtaaaatatagaggagccacctgacagtggctgctggagatccaacccagaatggatctcctcgtgtgagaggatgacacaaggagactgagaggcatttgctgttctctgacctctctgagaggtcattgcattgtctgacctccctcctcttccctctgcctccaatttatctcattcccagtttgcaacacctgtgtcagcaaaggctccCCTGCAacttttttcttgcacagcatgataaatgtggaaatgtgtttagaagaattggaaatgttatattggattgcttgctgtctagggaagggaaaggggaagggacaaaaatttggaacacaaggttttgcaaggatgaatgttgaaaagtatctttgtatgtattttgaaaaacaaaaaattattattataaattttaaaatataataaaaataagtgctGAAGATGTAAAGACTACTAAAAATTCCATTAAGTTCTAGAAATAATAGGTATGAGCAATGATTTTATTaactgttcatcatttttatttttcctatttatttttctccaggaATTCAAATATATTAGTGGAATGCCTGACTCCTGATTTCCGAGGAGACCTTAAATCTGTCGAGATAGTTGCACAGTCAGGATTAGATGTGTATGCCCATAATGTGGAAACTGTTCCAGAATTACAGAGGTGATTATacaacacagagagaaagaaacactctctcactctttctctctcttcctctccctcccccctgtAACATGCTCTCATAGCAGTCTCTCCTGATTCCTAGGCCCTCAGAGTACCTCtggccactgacctttgcaaTGTCAACTAATTCTATCAACTCGCCTCCTTTGAGGCTTTCAGAGGTCTCTGGTCATGATTTCTTGAATCACAGTTTAAAAAGCGAGAGTGCGCTCAAGAACAGCCACGTGCAAACTTAAAGCCTTTATTATACCTACTCACATAATGCCCTGACTTGTTAACTCCCTAGTGAATACCTGGTCCAAACACCCACGTGTTCACTATCAACCTCCTTACCTCCCTTGGCTGTCCATCCACTCGGCTCGGCTACCCCAGGACAAAGAGAGCAACTTGCTGCCCGCAGTGAACTTTGTAGAGGGTCTgtgaggtcacacacacagccaatcagagagcTTTTTCCCATTAAGAAACTATCTCGATAAGGACAGGATCGCACCCAAGGGTCAGTCCTACATCCACAGAGGTTACTTCCGGTCCACTCAAATCTCCTGTTGCACTGTGGCAGCCCATTTAAAGGACCCTTACCACCACCACCCTCCCCCCAGTACGTAATCTTTTATATTTGGGATGGACCTGTGATGTTTATCAGCATTGGGAGCTCCTGAggtcacttgcccagagtctgcCCCAGTTAGAGAAGGCAGTCAAAGCTGGGCATGCTGACTTTGGAGGCCCAGGCTGCTCCTTTGTAAGATCATtgtgttatttttcaaaatatttttttaaagcagcacACTTTTATGTGTGACACCTTCAGTTGGTCATAATTCCAAAGATGGAGGTTAAGGAACAAGGCAGCTTTCCCTTTAATGATGCAAAGGAACCATTAGAACTTATGCTTTCTATTTGAACAGAcgattttcaaatgatgaaattaaagccatctatagtcatatgaaaaaataagttaactattgattagagaaatgcaaattaaaacaactctgaggtaccactatacacctctcagattggttaagatgacagaaaaagatgatgaatgttggaggggatgtgggaaaactgagacactaatacattgttggtgttgtgcactgatccaaccaatctggagccatgcccaaaggattataaaactgcaCACTCTTTGACTCAACAGTGCCATTGCTGTATtgggtctgtaccccaaagaaatcataaaggagggaaaaggatccacatgtgcaagcaatgtttgtagcagctctttttgtggtgaacagccgattttagaaaggcttggaaagatttacatacaAGATTtgcaattgttttaaaaaaaaaaaaaaaaagatttacattaCTTAGCTGAGTTAACATGAAGAGCCAGAAATACGttgtacacaacaatagcaagaatgtgcatggcttggttcttctcactggttcagtgatccaaggcaatcgcaatagactttggacagaaaatatctgcatccagaaaaagaactagggagactgaatttaaatcaatACATAcaatgtttacttcttttttctgtttgttttttttcctctcccaatgTGATTTATAAAGCAgagtacattaaaaataaataaataaatgaattttaaaaggaaagaaaactcacatacttaaaaaaaagtgttgtttttttttttaaatatacttgaACTTTGTCTTAGAAAAAGCAATagccccttttttcctttttattcaatGCTAGAAACAATTGCTGGACCTTTAACATTCCATATTTAAACCTGTATTGGAtcttaaaaacattct encodes:
- the LIAS gene encoding lipoyl synthase, mitochondrial — its product is MSLRCGGVSGILGSRVLGNYLYRQYRTLSSLPDKKKELLQNGPDLQDFISGDLSDKNTWAEYKGNLKRQKGERLSLPPWLKTEIPIGKNYNKLKNTLRNLNLHTVCEEARCPNIGECWGGGEFATATATIMLMGDTCTRGCRFCSVKTARRPPPLDANEPYNTAKAIAEWGLDYVVLTSVDRDDLPDGGAEHFAKTVSHLKERNSNILVECLTPDFRGDLKSVEIVAQSGLDVYAHNVETVPELQRKVRDPRANFNQSLEVLKHAKKVRPDVISKTSIMLGLGETDEQVYSTMKALREAEVDCLTLGQYMQPTKRLLKVEEYVTPEKFKYWEKIGKELGFYYTASGPLVRSSYKAGEFFLKNLVAKRKTRTI